Below is a genomic region from Mustela lutreola isolate mMusLut2 chromosome 1, mMusLut2.pri, whole genome shotgun sequence.
CAAGGAAGCTCTTCAGATCCCAACATCATACTCATATCCCAAGCATCAGCAAGTGATGTAAATGGGAGGAAAGAACAAACCTCTACTTGGAATAACCTACCTAATCTAAGCACCTCTAGGGCCACGACAGTTTTCCTGTGGATGTAATGCAACATAGAGCACAGCCTGGGCCTCCCCAGGACAACTTACCAGAGTTCAAGTCCAGGCCTACAACCAAGCTGATGAGAACATGTAATTGCTCTTACAATAAGAGCTCATAGGACTCCTCCCTAATTCATCCACGTGTGCCAACCAAACTGTAGACTTCATACTCCATCTCTGTACCTGAAAACTATTTATTAGGGGTaaaatttatcaagaaaaaagaaactggaagaatAACCCATCCAGTCCCTCCTTTCAACCACTAGGGAGTCCCAGGATAGGACCCTCTCAACATGAGAGCACCTACAGCGAGTCAGGATGACTTCCTTCTTCTAGGGATGATCAGAATGTACTACTTTTTAGGATTTTAGGGCAATATCCAACAAATAGGATGCAATATATCAACTGTGACAATCCTCTTGTAAGATTTACCCAGTTCATGTTACCCAAATGGGGGGGGATCTAATTGATATCACCCCCATATCCacatttcaaaaagagaaattcttCTTCCAAGTGGCATAACTAGttctatatttattaataaatataataacaatttataaatttaataaaaatttatcaaCACCAGACTATCAAATGGTATGATTATTAGATCATAATAATTACATTATTACCTTTGCtttctgaaattaatatttataaaacataaatatactcAATACTTGGTCTTATTGTCTGTTTATCCTAAGTAAAACATATAAATTAAGATATAATAAATCCAAAATCCAAACagaccattttaaaaagaaatccactatatacatataagtttatattttgaaaataagaatcATAACAGATTACTCCTAGAGCCTATTACATTACCTCCCCACTTATATCTATTTTAAGCAAATGAGTAACACtcatattataataaaaactgtttattactcatattgtaaaaaaaaaaaagtgttttttcacATAGTGGTCATTTCAAATGCCTCTCTTACTACGGGGGAACCCAGTGACCTAGAGCTCACAGAATTTTGAGAGTTTGAAGACACTAAAACTAAAACCATGCAAAGGTTGGGACTTCCCACTCCTTTACTAGATGATGTTCCATAGGGACTGGGTGGAGGCAGGAAAAAATGGCATATCCAGAGGTATCATCTATTAATCTTATTCCAAGTCCCACATCACAAGGAGTAGAGAAATATTGggatcaaaagcaaaaaaaggatggggaaaataatcacaaatcctGCTAAGTAAACCAATCACTGGTAAAGCCAAGTGCCCAAGCAACATTCTTTGCCATCAGACTAGCAGGACAGGAAGGACTCCTCATTGTGGAATGGTCTCTATTCACATAGCCCAGACCAGCCAGGGACTCTTGGCTGTACCTTTGGCAGCAACCTCAGAAGAAAATAATGGGGATATGTTCAGATCTGTCCTTTGAGGGAAAAAACCCTGATCACTCGCTGGCGGATCTGCTGGGTCTTCACCCCATAGACAAGAGGATTGAGTGCAGGTGGCACAAGGAGGTAGAGGGTGGCCAGAAGAACATGAACATGATGGGGTACATGGTGGCCAAAGCGATGAGTGAGGAAGGAGAATATTCCAGGAATATAGAAGATCAGGATGACACAAATATGAGACCCACATGTGCTAAAGGCCTTAAGACGAGCCTCTCCCCCTGGTACCTTCAGCACAGTCTGAAGGATGAGACCATAGGAAATACCAATGGCCACAACATCTACCCCAACCACAAGCAGGGCCACTGCCAACCCATAAGCTCGGTTCACTGTGGTTTCTGAGCAGGCCAGTTTTACCACAGCCATATGTTCACAATAGGCATGGCCTATGATGGTGGCCCGGCAGAAGACGAGTCTCTGCAACAGGataggaaaggggaggaggaggaccaATCCCCGTACCAACACTGCCATCCCAATGCGCCCTATGATCCCTGGATGCAAGATGGTAGAATGGTGCAGAGGGTGACAAATGGCTACATAGCGATCCAGAGCCATGGCCACAAGTACACCTGACTCCATGGAAGAGAACGCATGGATGAAGAACATCTGGATCAGGCAGACAGTGTACCCAATCTCATGGGCATGAACCAGGAGTACCGCAAGGGTTTTGGGCGCAGTGGAGGAGGCCAGCACCAGGTCAATGCCAGAGAGCATGGCCAGAAAGAGGTACATAGGCTGGTGCAAGGATGAGTCAGTccagatgatgaagatgatgctCACATTGCCCATTACAGCAAGCAGATAAAAGACACACAGTGGCAATGCTATCCAGTGCTGGCTTTCCTCCAAACCAGGGATGCCcatcaggaaaaaagaaggatGGAGTAGCCTCCAGCTTGAATTACTAAGGGCCATCGTCAATGGCTTggacacagaagagagaaaagaaaccaaaatcatGATCTCTCTATTCCTGGTGGGTTATCCCAGTGTCTAGATCTGGCCACCATCTTCATgagaagaaagaagctgaaaGTGAAACACAAGCAAATAAGTGAGATACAAAGAAGAGAATCCCCTGGTCTTGAGATAACGTCTTTAAGGTGAGACATCCACAATTCTGAACTACAATGGGTCTAGTTTCATCTACAGATAAGAGTAAACACTCTGCTTTTAGAGAGATGTTTAAACTCTACCATTCAATTACTTCTCACTTGGAATGTCCACTGGAAAGGATCCTCTGCAGCCCCTCTTGCCATTGCTGAACGCTGTAAATCAATCTGTTCTCTTTAAAGTATTCTCCCTCAGTTTCCACAACACAGCAGCCTCCAGTTGTCCCTCCTATGTCTCCCATCCCACCTCCTTCTTCATCTACCTCTCTCTTATATGGtgttgattccagggtcccatcctctcctctcttccctgttCTGTACATTATCCCTGATTGAGTTCATCCATTTATTAATATTGTAACCAATTACATcctttaatttcttccaaatcCAGGTTTCTGAGTCAAATACTTTTCTGCAACCCAGATCTATTTTGCATTTATCTATACCTAAATATCTATACCACACACTCAAGGAATTCAAAACTGAATTAATTTGCTTACTCTTCCCCAATCCACTCTACCTCCTTCATGCTCATAGCTTTGTGAGTTAAGGCACTATATGTACCTATTCAACCAAAGTAGAAACCTGAAATGATCCTTTCTCATTCTTATCTCTCCTCCCTTTTACTTGGGACCAGTTCCTGTTGATTGCACTTTAAACCCttttgacccactcattcttctCACCCGGCAGTGTCACTACCTAGTGCACAAACTCCTAACTTCTATCATGTGGATTATGTCCTTAGATCTTTCTGGCTTTGCTattaactccttcctatccactGTGCATTCTTAAGGCAgaggattataaaatataaataaaattcacatgtCACCATGTCACTTCTAAGATTAAAATATGTTATTCCATTTAGTCCATGGAATAAAACTACACATTTAAGACTGGCAAACAAGGCTCTCAAAGGCTATCTTTGTATTACTTTGACTTAACAAATTTTCACATATATGTCTGGCTTGAACTTTTCCAATGTTCTTGGAATTATATGAGTGCAACAACTTACTTTACATGTGCCTTTTGtgtattctttcttcctcctcttttatcTGACTTGGTCTTTCTTGTCCTTCAAAATTCAGAGTCCACTGATTCTGTCCCTTAGAAGGACTGATTAACTGTTGGACCACACTAATCATGTTAAGAGCActttattttgttatctttttttgttcATACACAATTTTGTTTTATCTAATTATAAAAATCCTTTCAGTGCCTTAATGGTCTGTCTCACATAAACAACAATTTCTCATTAAACTTCATAATTATAAACTAGCTGGTAGAGTCTTCACAGTACAGGAGATAAACATAAGCTTTATAGCCAGACAGCTGTGCTTAAATTCTGTCCCCTTCATATTCAACAAATGAAACCATGGTAGGATACCTAAACTCTCTGAGTATAGACTGCCTCACCTGATGGTAGagcaaataatataaattttactgatatattataaatattaattaaatgatgTGTATAAATCTGGTACATAGATTATTCTATAAATAATGCACAAATTTACACCTAGTTTTGTAGTCCTACCATGAAAGACAACTCCATTCTTGATACTTTCCCAAGATAGGTCCAGTAACTGTAAATAAGACAGTGAGCAGGCAAGATGTTTTTACCAATTGGCAGGTCCCAGAGGATAAACAGACACCTTTGGACAGGGCTAAAGTTAGCATCCAGACTGGCTAGAGGCCCAGAGAGCTAAATCAACTGCCCCAGGGATAGCTggttgggcagagaggcagagcagggagtaACACCTGTACCAGACCAGGTGGCTCATGTCTGTCCAGTGTTGGTCATCGCTTCTAAGCCTGTCCACCTTGATGGCTGTCATAGGAAGCTGCATGTTCGGTGAGCTAGGAAAGCTCATATTTTTCTGCAAGTTCAGATTTCTCATTCTCACAGGTCATACTCAGAGCAATAAATTCTTTAGGGGACTCTGGTGAAACTTGCTCATTCCTCCATCTGCTGAGTGTTGGCTGCTAAAATCTCATAATTGAGTCACTCTCCCTTAGACAAAGACAGCTGATTCACCCACTATTAGTTTTCCTTTCTGAGTGTAGCTCTCACCCAATGACCCATTTAAGTACAAATACAAAAACCTGAACCTCTCTCTTTAGAAACAACATCGAAGAACCATCTCCACTCAAGAGTACCCCCATGGAATTAGCTCAGGCATCTTAGGTAAATAGATCATAGTTTAactccttcctcttttccaacCTGCTTCCCAAACTCCCGGACAGATGTCATCCCCAAGTATACTTAGTATACTTGTATACCCAAGTATACAATAAGCTTTCTGCAGGCAAATCTCTGCCTCAGCATCTGTTTCTAGAGAATCCAATCTGAGATGAATACCATCTCTCTCAAGTGAATTAAGCACTCTGCTTCTCTTCTGAAAAATTGCAATAGGTCCATGGATATCAACTCCAATGCCACAGCAAGTATGAGATAGGCATTGATTCTCACACAGTCCATCCAAGCAAGTTTCCAATGAGATGGCTAAGACCTTCTCCGTCATAACTCCCTATTACCAAACAGACCCTTCGCTTGGCCACATCTCTGTTAAAGCAGTTACAGTACACCTCAGTAGCCACATTCTCCTTTGGAATAATGTTTCGGTTGCAATCTTTTCATTTATCCAGACAACAAGTATTTAATTCATAGTTGGTGGGAagcctcatttattcattcattcatgcatgcattcaGTAGGCATTAAATATCTGCCACATCTGTATACTCTACTAGATGATACAAAACAAGCAATATGATAAACAATCCCTACCATCACGGCTCACTGGAtggtatatattatgtatgtatattatgtatattattataactAATAACAGTTATAAgtattataaattaaaacttcAGGAGGTCAAGCATGTAATAAGAGAAATTTCTCATTCTGGGGATTGCAGGACAGCCCTCCTAATTCAAATTAGTGACCAGAATAATGGGTTAAAAGTGAACGGAGGTGTGGAGGGGAGGCTGAGGATACAGAAAACCTTAGGTAAGAGGGAAGGGAGCTTGGTATTGCCAACGGCTTGAAAGAATCATGACATTTGGGGATGTAGTACTCAGGAAACTGAGCCTGGTGTATAAGCAGAAGCCATACGAGATGTGGAACCTGATATATAAGCAGGAACCATAGGACTGTGAAAAGTGGAAATCATgaagattttaagcaaaagaccGAGACATTAACAGAATCTCATTATCAAATATGCTAGGAGTATGCATGAGAGGTGAAGCACAGATGCTGGGAGATGTGTTAGGGACAAATACAGTGATCTCCAGAGAGGTTTGAGGATATGTCATGGGAATGGGTAATGAGGTAAGGATATTGGGAGAAATAAatcaagaatatgaaaacacagaGTGTTCAATGGGTCATAAGCATAAATCCTGTAGTCCTGCACCAGAGTAATGGGGGAGGGaacaaaaaatagagaatatatgCACTTAGTCATCATTTAATGAAGAAAAGCAGCAAGGAGAGATAACACAAATTAGGAGTAATATAGAATGATTTGCATGAATGACATGAACAGCAAAGCACCAGTCCAAGCTTGTTTGCTTGTCTGTTGTTCCAGGGGGAAAAACCCTGAAAATTGCTTCAGGGAACAAGAACAGTGAACTCACTATCAAACAAGAGGTATGAGAAGTGTGAGACAATGAATGATCCCCACTTAGTAGGAGGTATAACATTTTTgtcagaaacaaaaaatgaatataatgagAGTACCAATTTCATATACATTTTGTAGACATTAAACAATAGAGCctatgtgtgaattttttttttcctcaaaggctCAAGGTACCATGGAGTAATAGCTGAACAATAGGAGATGCTCATATCATCAAGATTTTgtactagaggggcacctgggaggttcagtgggttaagcctctgccttgagctcaggtcatgatctcagggtcctgagatcaagcctcatgtagggcactctgctcagcagggagcctgattccctctctctctctctctgcctgcctctctgcctacttgttatctct
It encodes:
- the LOC131821727 gene encoding olfactory receptor 52L1, whose protein sequence is MILVSFLSSVSKPLTMALSNSSWRLLHPSFFLMGIPGLEESQHWIALPLCVFYLLAVMGNVSIIFIIWTDSSLHQPMYLFLAMLSGIDLVLASSTAPKTLAVLLVHAHEIGYTVCLIQMFFIHAFSSMESGVLVAMALDRYVAICHPLHHSTILHPGIIGRIGMAVLVRGLVLLLPFPILLQRLVFCRATIIGHAYCEHMAVVKLACSETTVNRAYGLAVALLVVGVDVVAIGISYGLILQTVLKVPGGEARLKAFSTCGSHICVILIFYIPGIFSFLTHRFGHHVPHHVHVLLATLYLLVPPALNPLVYGVKTQQIRQRVIRVFSLKGQI